Genomic DNA from Oncorhynchus clarkii lewisi isolate Uvic-CL-2024 chromosome 5, UVic_Ocla_1.0, whole genome shotgun sequence:
GTTTAATTGCCTTTTGGTTTCAGAGCTCAACCAAACAGCTAAGACTTTTTTCCCGAAGGTCTACCACTCACGGAAACACAACTTTCAAAAAGCCAACTATGCTAAATTGCCTCTTCCCAACTGCCCAAAACGTTTCCGCATCTTTTGGGGTAAGGTATATTGTGGATGTGTTGCTTGCAGTAGATATCTGATCATCTGTAACTCAGTTTGTCTTATTTTTGTGCAGTCTTGTAAGCTCTTATGCAACAAACATGTTATTCTCATGTAACTAATGAGTTTCTCACAAAGTGAATGTCTCTTTTAGTTAACTAGCATGCCAAGCTTGAGCAGtcctaaacaaaaaaacattattgTAAATGTGTACACCAGGGActgtgtctgcctccctctctgaccCCAGTTTTCCTGTTTGTATCCCAGGGTACCAGGGGCAGGTGGCTCCAGGGAGGTGGTGGCACTTTGCCCCAGCAGGCTTCGCCCTGGATGCCCTGGACCTGGCCGACATGCGCGGCTGGTTCTTCGATATTGACCTGGTCATCATCTACATCCACTCTGTCAACTGGATACTGGCCCTGCTGGTTCTTTGCTTTCTAGCATACTTCTTCTTGTCTTGAGTGCCATTTGTGTATTTAGCCAGTGATGGCTGACCTCTAAAAATGGTACAGCTGAGGTTTCTGGGTGACGTAGTATTGTGCCTAATGGTGCTTACTGCCAGGAAATTCACCTGTCACCTCCATATGTTAACTTGAATCATGAGCAGTCCTGAGGGGAACTGGAACTGTGAGGTGTTTTTTTGTTGCAGTTGGGGAGGTCATATATATAGAAATACCAGTACTCAAATTAAGTTGTGTAGATGGGCTTATTTCATATTTTGTGAGAGTTGTACATACAATCTTTTCACTGTAAATCCAAAATTGTTTTATGAGGGATAGAAGTGTAATAGAAGTGAAAACGAAAGACCAATAATtattattgtttaaaaaaaaacaggttaGGAAATGCACAGAGATCTATAATAATAGCCCTATTTTGATAGATGTATGACCAGTGGGCCCGCTCTGTCAAGGACTTCCCTCAGGTCATCAACATGACGGTAGCAtaatcacatacagtaccagtcaaaagtttggacacacttactcattccagggtttttctttattttgactatattctacattgtagaataatagtgaaggcgtCAACTAGGAAataacatgtggaatcatgtagaaagcaaaaaaagtgttaaacaaatcaaaatctattttatatttgagattcttcaaagtagccaccctttgcctggatgacagctttgtgccctcttggcattctctcaaccagcatcatgaggtagtcacctggaatgtgtttcaattaacaggtgtgcattgttaaaagttaatttgtggaatttctatccTTCTCAATGTGTTtgaggcaatcagttgtgttgtgacaaggtaagggtggtatacagaagatagcaagtccaagtccatattatggcaagaacagctcaaataagcaaagagaaatgacagtccatcattactttcagacatgaaggtcagtcaatacggaaatgtcagaggataagttcattagagttaactgcacctcagaaattgcagcccaaaaaaaaatgtttcacacagttcaagtaacagacacatcacaacatcaactggtcagaggagaatgagtgaatcaggccttcatcgtcgatattgctgcaaagaaaccactacttaaggaaactaataagaagaagaagagacttgcttgggccaagaaacacaaccaatggacattagaccagtggaaatctgtcctttggtctgatgagtccaaatgtgagatttttggttccaaccacggTGTCTTTTTGAGATGcatagtaggtgaacggattacctccgcatgtgtagttcccaccgtgaagcatggacgaggtggtgtgggtgtgctttgccggtgacactgtctgatttgatttagaattcaacgcacacttaaccagcatggctaccacagcattctgcagcgatacactgtcccatctggtttgcgcttagtgggactaacatttttcaacaggacaatgacccaacacaccttcaagctgtgtaagggctatttgaccaataaggagagtgatggagtgctgcatcagatgatctggcctccacaatcacccaaactcaacccaatggagatgagttggactgcagagtgacggaaaagcagccaacaagtgctcagcatatgtgggaagactgttggaaaagcattccaggtgaagctggttgagagaacgccaagagtgtgcaaagctgtcatcaaggcaaagggtggctacttttatgtatattttgatttgtttaacacttttttggttactacatgattccatatgtgttctttcatagttttgatgtcttcactagtattctacaatgtaggaaatagtacaaataaaggaaaaccctttaatgagtaggtgtgttcaaacttttgataATGTACATCTCATATAACTATAAACTTTTTATTCAAtatgcactacatgaccaaaagtatgtggatacctgctcgtcaaacatctcattgcaaaatcatgggcattaatatggagtagccccttactgctataacagcttccactcttctgggaaggctttcctctagatgttggaacattgctgttggGTCAAGGGCGTTACTGAGGTCGGGCACaaatgttgggcaattaggcatagctcgcagttggcgttccaattcatcccaatggtgttctaaggggttgaggtcagcgctctgtgcaggccagtcaagttcttccacacctatcttgacaaaccatttctgtatgagcCTCGgcttgtgcactggggcattatcgtgctgaaacaggaaagggacttaagttggatgcacagaattgtctagaatatcattgtatgctgcagtgttaagatttcccttcactggaactaagttgcctagcccaaaccatgaaaaacagccccagaccattattgcttcaccaaactttacagttggcactattcattggggcgttctcctggcatctgccaaacccagatttgtcagaGGGACTGACAGTAAAGTGTGATTCATTACTCCGGAaaacgagtttccactgctccagagtccaatgatggagagctttacaccactccagccaacgattagcattgcacatggtgatcttaggcttgtgtgcagctgctcagccattGAAACACATTTCTTGAACAGTTCTTGGCAGTATGGCAGCTTGGAACTGGGTTGTGAGTGAACAGAACAGATTATTTTTACgcactacacgcttcagcactcggcggtcccgttctgtgagcttctgtggcctaccacttcacagctgagctcttgttcctcctagacgtttccacttcacattaacagcacttgaccggggcagctctagctttgaagaaatttgacaaaattacttgttggaaaggtggcattgcTATGAGGCACTACATTGAAAGACGCTGAGCTCTTCTgtaaggccattctgctgccgatgtttgtctatggagattttaTACaccaattttatacacctgtcagcaacaggtgtgtgcgaaatagccgaatccactgatttgaaagggtgtccacatacttttgtatatatagtgtattttagTACTGTTGCAATTTTGTGTGTTGCAGGGACTCAttgtaatattttgtcttaccAGTGTGTCATTCAGTGTATTACCAATGATAGACATCTTTTAGAACATTTTACAGAACAAATTGCCAAATCTCTGGTAAGTTATGTGTCAAATGTACAGTTTTCATTGGTTTGCAATTGTGGTGACAATAATACATTGGTTTGCTTGCAGCCAACAGTAGCCTGTATGTCTGTATTCTGTATTTCACATCGGTCGGGGAGGCTGTGATGTGCGTAAATTGATGAGATTTACTTTGAGCATTCATATTCCTGCTGGTCTTTGAATGTGCTGTTGCTCATACCAGATACGAATCATATTTGTAGATATTTGCGTTTATTCTCAATACTTTCCTGCGACAGACCCGCTTGCTTTGGAGTCGTCGACGCCTCAACAGTTAACGGGATGCCGGAGCAGTGACAAATGGTTGGCTCAGGCTCCCCATGAATTCGCTTCTCAGGTGAAAACACGACATTAGACCGTTCAGCCGCAGTTGGCCTTCTGCTGGGGTGAAGGTGACTCGTTTCGCCGCTgaggagagagatgcagagaagaaGCTGCGAGCCGTCCACTACTTGCTGTCGTCCTGCAAGCTGAACATACGAATATTATAGATAGGCTGGCCGTGGGATTTTATCAGTGACTGTGTATGCATGTGTTCTGCACCGAACGGGCGCATTAACCGCCCCAGATCCGCAGCGAACATTTTCCAGCTCGGCAAACCACCGCAGAGGGACCCCGAGCGCCGGGAGAGCACCGAGAGCGCGCGGAAAGCCCAGCGGGCCGTAGGCGACTGTAGGATGGTGAGATATGATCTATCGTGCATTATTGGTAAAAGCAATGGAGTCATTTCTGTCGTACTAGTATAAGAGCAGACACCATCCTATATATATTTTACCCACAACAAATTAAAATGAGCAACGCTAGATATTCTAAATGTAATTATCCAGAGACATTTTCTTACCAAGCTACATTTATCTGCCAACTAAGTCCTAGATGGGAGTCCAGGAGCCATAGAGAAATTCATTTAAGAATGTCCTTGAATGTTTTCTTAACGCTTTAAGGTGCGATAGACTAAATAATGTATGTTGCACTCAGAAGGGCATGCCACAAGGATAGCTACTACAATATTACACCAATGTGCCACAATTAGTAgttgtgtgtatatatctatgtatatatgtgtgtgtctttatAGTGCAATAGTGTTATTAAAGTTTAGGCCTATATTGGGCCCTTGAAAACCTATGGAGCTATGCATTGACTTGCTGAAAGGGGTTATGTGTACATGTTGCTTCTCAGACTGTCCAAGAATTCAACACTCTTGTGGCGCTGTACCGAGAACAGGTCATCTCTATTGGGGAGATTTCTGCCGATTGTCCCTCTTTACGGGCCGTGCTGCACCGTACCAGGACCAAAGGATGCGCTATGGCCCAAGCTGCCCATCAGAACCTCACCGTGATATCTGGGTCTGGGTAAGGAATCTGCGTCTACGATATACGGATAGGCTACAATTTATGAATGTGATCTGTTGACATCTTCAGTCGTCACTGGAGCTGTCCACGGTGCTAGTGTGTCAATCCAAGCCCTGCTATTCGACAggataattaaatacagtagcaGGTTTGGGTTCAAtttaaattcagaaagtaaaccaaattccaattccacgTTTTACTAAAACCAATTAAAGAGAATTGatattggaatttcagtgtagactacttcctgaattgactggaattcaAATTAAATGTACCCCAAGCCTGTACAGTGGGCTACTTGGAATCTATGATACAGTCACTGGATATGATATGTTGATGTCTTCAATTGCTGCTGGAGCTGTCCTTGTTGCTAAGTGTAATCTACTCATAAATTATCTGCTCTTCCTTAGCCATTAAAGACCCCTCACACCTCCAGTCTCTTTAGAGCAAGGATGGGCAATTAGCGCCTGCGGTCCCCCTTAAGAGGGCCCATGGATCAACAAAATGTTACTTAGGGCCTTATcgactgcatgtgtgggtgggtATGGATGTGGATATGCAGACCCCTAAGCCACTGTCACCCcccatgatgagttcagatttttttgtggtCCTCACCAaagttgcccacccctgctttAGAGCCAGGGGGTTTCACGAAGGGCTAGAATAGGAGCCAGTGATAAGATTTGAAACAGTCCATTCtcctactgtatgtgtatgtgttgtaggCCAGAGGATGGGGAGATCCACCCAGAGATCTGCCGGCTCTTCATCCAGCTGCAGTGCTGCCTGGAGATGTTCATCACGGAGATGCTCAAGTCCATGTGTCTATTGGGGGTACTGCAGCTCCACAGGAAAGGTGAAATACCAATCTCAACCAGCAGAGGGCAGGATAGTAGCTacaatattttgtatttatttttttatttcgcctttatttaaccaggtaggctagttgagaacaagttctcatttgcaactacgacctggccaagataaagcaaagcagtgtgacacagacaacaacacagagttacacatggagtaaacaataaacaagccaataacacaataaacaaatcaatgacacagtagaaaaaagaaagtctatatacagtgtgtgcaaaaggcatgaggaggtaggcaataaataggccataggagcgaatagttacaatttagcagattaacactggagtgataaatgagcagatgatgatgtgcaggtagagatactggtgtgcaaaagagcagaaaagtaaataaaataaaaatagtatggggatgaggtagatagattgggtgggctatttacagatggactatgtacagctgcagcgatcgtttagctgctcagatagagttgttgtttaaagttggtgagggaaataaaagtctccaacttcagcgatttttgcaattcgttccagtcactggcagcagagaactggaaggaaaggcggccaaatgaggtgttggctttggggatgatcagtgagatatacctgctggaacatgtgttatcatgaccagtgaactttgataaggcagagctttccccagcatagacttatagatgacctggagccagtgggtctggcaacgaatatgtagcgagggccagccgactaaagCATACAGGtcgtggtgggtggtataaggtgatttggtaacaaaactgatggcactgtgatagactgcatccagtttgctgagtagagtattggaagctatttttttAGATGACAttaccgaagttgaggatcggtaggatagtcagttttactaggttaagtttggcggcgtgagtgaaggaggctttgttgcgaaatagaaagccaattctagattggatttttgattggagatgtttaatatgagtctggaaggagagtttacagtctagccagacacctaggtatttatagttgtccacatattctaggtcggaaccgtccagggtggtgatgctagtcgggcgggcgggtgcgggcagcgaacggttgaaaagcatgcatttgattttactagcgtttaagaccagttggaggccacggaaggagtgttgtatggcattgaaataTGCCATACAATATGAAATACATGGCATCACAGGTTACCCAGTATTATATGTTGATCATATCCCAGGAAAGGATTCATACCCAGAGCCCAGGCTGGACTTCAAGATGGATGAGAGTTCTGATGTACCCATCCTGGAGGAGCGCTCCTCCTCACCTGTGGACTACCAACATGAGTCCTGGCTGGTGTGCACCGATATTGAAAACATAGAGAGGTATAGTGTAATACAATATGCTTACACACTCATGGTCTCTCATGGTCAACAGAAAGCTCAGGCCACATAGTACTGTTTAAGCCATACATGAATAGGATTATCAACAGATTGGACATTACAAGTTATAGTAGACGTTCATGTTTCAGTTTGTGTATAGGCTTCCTCTGTGACCATGTAGAGGTGGTAAATGGATTTACCCATGATTCACCCTGTCTCCTCAGGGACATGCGAGAGATGAGAAACCTACTCAGCAAACTTAGGGAGACCATGCCTTTACCACTAAAAAACCAAGGTAAGTAGCATTTGTACTGTAAGAGTGTGTTAAATCATGAAAGATACACAAGATGGAAGGCACTGCACTGTACTCAGGttcctctgtctgtgttgtcTAGATGACAGCAGTCTGCTGAATCTCACTCAATACCCGCTAGTCAGGCAGAGGAAGAGGCGCTTCTCTGGGTTCTGCTGCCTGGTGTCTGGCTGAGTCAGTCGGGTCCTGCAGGCAGCAGCAAGGGCAGCACACCAACCCTACACAACACCTTACATGTTATTACTGCCATTTGGGGAAGGAACTTTCTGATCAGTCTGTCTTTATTTTGTAATATGATTATATGTAGAAAAAGCTATTCAAATATAATGTTACAAACATGCATATTTTGCTATTATATTATTCAAGCTGTCTCTCTTTGTAGAAAAGGAGGACCCTTAGGTCTATAGACGAGCACAAACGGATGTGCCAAACTGATGCCATGAGAGATGCATTATGTTGGTAGACAGCTTTGCCTAATCTTTGCCTTCAGACATCTTCCTCAGAATGTCATTATATTTCTTCACTGTGCGATGCTTCTTTTGCAGTCTTCCATGAAAAGGAAATCTGTCTCCAACTTACTTTTTCCATCACAAGGGCTTTGCAATGCTCCATATCAAAAACATTTCTCATTTcatgtaaatacagtatataaatggTGGTAAATGTTTTGTATGAAACTTTCTTTGAATAATGTAACTATAGATTATCTAAAGATTGAATGTCTAAATcgtttttattgatttattttgatgtCTTGGCCGAAAGTGTACAGCATGAATATTGCTATTTGTACTGTGGTAGATGTGTAGTGTATAGATGTTGTGCTATAGATTGTTGTACGGCTGACAGTATGTATAGGCCATTTTATAATGTGAATAAACTTTTTGTATTTAAATAATCATTTTTGTCTGGTTTATAGAGGCTCTGATCTGTTGTTTCTTGTTGGTTTCAGAGCCCACACATGATGTCCGCTTAAAGTATACTTCACATGAAGGAGACAAATGGACCTATTCTTTGTAGTCGTGGGTACTTGCAAAGATATAAACTTCATCAATCACAACATGAAACTATTTTATATTTTATCAGTGTGACAGGAACTCAGTGTTCCACCCATGACCCCTATTTCCACACTCAAGGGAGTGTCAAGGGTCAGAGTTGTAGAGACAACTTACAGCTGGTGAATGTTATTGGAATCTGGAATTTCCAGACACTTCTTCCAGTAAGGGGACAGGATGGAAGGTTGCGAAAGGAGGGGTTGGAAGACTTGGGAACTTTGAACTTTGTGTTGTCATGgcttacaggctgactacaccgctcacgTTGCGTGCGCGAGTGTTGCAAAATTAATTttgaaatctatgttattcaattattgtacccacactgctcgcgcgcaccaacgagcgtctgcgttgccaagggctaaaatagaagtcagttctatttgtgacgcagatagcgctgcaagtcctgcctctcccatctcctcattggtatATAGAAGTAggtacccacgtgggtgactgaacgtgggtgactgaaagacgaacaagGTCGGTGGCAGCAATGCACCTAATTtctgaaagttgccaatcgcaatataaagtccagagaagaaatagcctggaaggaggagagatgactagaaatgattcggttgaccgttttatgtgtggattaattgtcggagtagagggccttgtgcatttcaggtaaaataacaactcaatgtttatatcccaggacaaattagctagcaacagcaagctatctaaataggacaaattagctagcaagtgcaagctagctaaattgccataaatgttaaatgcttttcgacctgtccccaaattaatgtaattggttcagagtttgttttgatattttaatctgtgtgttgtgatcgcgtttggtgtggggggacaaaataaatgtatgcacaatGGCGCATGATGGCACACGcgcacagccggtttgggttccctTTTAGAGTCTATAGTCTTTTTTTGTCTTATCTATTAGGCTCGGTTTGTGGCTGATGCAGGAAGGGGGTGTCTTCTTTGACAGACAAGTTAAATAACCAATCATTTGTGAGGGATATATGAAGTCATACCCATAGACATACAttgccgttcaaaagtttggggtcacttagaaatgtccttgttgttgaaagaaaagcacattttttgtccattaaaataacattaaattggtcagaaatacagtgtagacattgtctatgttgtagaaagaggagtgggaagccccagtgcacaacttagcaagaggacaagtacatttagAGTGTCTAGGTTgaaaaacagacgcctcacaagtcctcaactggcagcttcattaaatagtaccagcaaaacagcagtctaaacgtcaacagtgaagatgccaccccgggatgctggacttccaggcagagttgcaaagaaaaagccatatttcagactggatgataaaaataaaagattatgatgggcaaaagaacacagacactggacagaggatctagaaggccagcatctcggcGTAATAAAACATCTGCATTAAAAAGCACAAAGCAGTTATAAAGAATAAGATGAGATCAAGATTATGGTTCAGGGGCCTgcaattaaaaaaatattgttttaggATGGAATGTCTGCTCATCCCGGAACTTtgggggtactatttaatgatgctgccagttcagtctgtttcttaaactagacactctaatgtacttgtcctcttgctcagttgtgcaccggggccttcctctcctctttctattctggttcgagacagtttgctctgttctgtgaagggagtggtacacagcgctgtacaagatcttcagtttcttgacaatttttCTCATGCaacagccttcatttctcagaacaagaatatactgACGAAATTCAGAAGAAaggcctttgtttctggccattttgagcctgtaaatactgatgctccagatactcaactagtctaaagaaggccagttttattgcttctttaatcagaaaaacagttttaagctgtgctgacataattgcaaaagggttttctgatgatccattaaccttttaaaattataaacttggattagctaacacaacgtgccattggaacacaggagtgatggttgctgataatggactcTGTACGACGATGTAGATATtcctgccatttccagctacaactGTCATTTACAACGttaatgtatttctgatcaatttgatgttattttaatggacaaaaaatatgctattctttcaaaaacaatgacatttctaagtgaccccaaactttttaacggtAGTGTGTTTACTTTTCCAGGGAATCACAGGGATCTGTGCCTGGCCAGGTGTCCGCAGTATATACATTGTGTATtactcattgaagaagaactcctcatccaatttgaggtgagtaatcccagttctgatgtcccgaagctcttttcggtcataagagactgtagcagcaacattatgttcaaaacaagttacgaacaacgcgaaaaaacaaacaaaatagcatggttggttaagagccgacGGCAGCCCTACCCTCCGGCGCCATCATTCCAA
This window encodes:
- the LOC139408596 gene encoding regulator of G-protein signaling 7-binding protein B, whose translation is MCSAPNGRINRPRSAANIFQLGKPPQRDPERRESTESARKAQRAVGDCRMTVQEFNTLVALYREQVISIGEISADCPSLRAVLHRTRTKGCAMAQAAHQNLTVISGSGPEDGEIHPEICRLFIQLQCCLEMFITEMLKSMCLLGVLQLHRKGKDSYPEPRLDFKMDESSDVPILEERSSSPVDYQHESWLVCTDIENIERDMREMRNLLSKLRETMPLPLKNQDDSSLLNLTQYPLVRQRKRRFSGFCCLVSG